The Strigops habroptila isolate Jane chromosome 13 unlocalized genomic scaffold, bStrHab1.2.pri S16, whole genome shotgun sequence genome window below encodes:
- the MIS12 gene encoding protein MIS12 homolog, which yields MSVNPMTYEAQFFGFTPQTCVLRVYTAFQEYLFEMMVLVESVILKKLEGLSESGISALHIRKSTEKFLLFLKEHFDELFGKMEEMLLQLVLKIPKNVLLPEDKVHKQYPYSKEQFQALQDEIHQLQEQYRAEVCAGQALRAELEEQKVVQAELEKILQCSDGLENICREHWNCSFRESFAFLTPNLEKLQDKLKDVEEKSQKIKKGDTVK from the coding sequence ATGTCGGTCAATCCCATGACCTACGAAGCGCAGTTCTTCGGCTTCACGCCGCAGACGTGCGTGCTGCGGGTCTACACCGCGTTCCAGGAGTACCTCTTCGAGATGATGGTGCTGGTGGAGAGCGTCATCCTGAAGAAGCTGGAGGGGCTTTCCGAGAGCGGGATCAGCGCCCTCCACATCCGCAAGAGCACCGAGAAGttccttctcttcctgaagGAGCACTTCGATGAGCTCTTCggtaaaatggaagaaatgctcctgcagctggtgcTGAAAATCCCGAAGAACGTGCTCCTTCCCGAGGACAAGGTCCACAAGCAGTATCCCTACAGCAAAGAGCAGTTCCAGGCGCTGCAGGATGAGATCCatcagctgcaggagcagtaCAGGGCTGAGGTGTGCGCGGGGCAGGCGCTGCgtgcagagctggaggagcagaaggttgttcaggcagagctggagaagatACTGCAGTGTTCCGATGGGCTTGAGAATATCTGCAGGGAACACTGGAACTGCAGCTTCAGAGAGAGCTTTGCTTTCTTGACGCCCAACCTTGAGAAACTGCAAGATAAGCTGAAAGATGTCGaagagaaaagccaaaaaataaagaagggtGATACTGTAAAATGA
- the DERL2 gene encoding derlin-2 isoform X2 yields MRTRLFRSRLAPPEAGGRRRGGSGAGSGKMAYQTFRQEYLQVPPVTRAYTTACVLTTAAVQLELITPFQLYFNPELIFKHFQVWRLITNYLFFGPVGFNFLFNMIFLYRYCRMLEEGSFRGRTADFVFMFLFGGLLMTLFGLFVNLVFLGQAFTIMLVYVWSRRNPYVRMNFFGLLIFQAPFLPWVLMGFSLLLGNSIIVDLLGIAVGHIYFFLEDVFPNQPGGGKLLRTPSVLKAIFDTPEDDPNYNPLPEERPGGFAWGEGVSRNC; encoded by the exons ATGAGAACGCGGCTCTTCCGGAGCCGATTGGCTCCGCCGGAGGCCGGTGGGCGCAGGCGCGGCGGAAGCGGCGCGGGAAGCGGTAAGATGGCGTACCAGACGTTCCGGCAGGAGTACCTGCAGGTGCCGCCCGTGACGCGGGCCTACACCACGGCCTGTGTCCTCACCACCGCCGCCGTG caaTTGGAACTAATCACACCCTTTCAGCTGTATTTCAACCCTGAACTAATATTTAAGCACTTTCAA GTATGGAGGTTAATCACCAACTACTTATTCTTTGGACCAGttggctttaattttttatttaacatgATCTTTTT ATACCGTTACTGCCGAATGCTCGAAGAAGGCTCTTTTCGAGGTCGGACGGcagattttgtatttatgtTCCTTTTTGGAGGACTTTTAATGACT CTTTTTGGCCTGTTTGTGAACTTGGTTTTCTTGGGTCAGGCATTCACAATAATGCTCGTGTACGTGTGGAGCCGCAGGAATCCCTATGTCCGGATGAACTTTTTTGGTCTTCTCATCTTTCAAGCCCCATTTCTGCCCTGGGTATTGATGGggttttcactgctgctggggaaCTCCATCATTGTGGATCTCCTGG GCATTGCTGTTGggcatatatattttttcttagagGATGTCTTTCCTAATCAGCCTGGTGGTGGGAAGCTTCTGAGAACACCGTCTGTCCT caaaGCAATATTTGATACACCAGAAGATGACCCTAATTACAATCCTTTGCCAGAAGAACGACCGGGAGGATTTGCGTGGGGAGAAG GTGTGTCTCGGAACTGCTAG
- the DERL2 gene encoding derlin-2 isoform X4 yields the protein MRTRLFRSRLAPPEAGGRRRGGSGAGSGKMAYQTFRQEYLQVPPVTRAYTTACVLTTAAVQLELITPFQLYFNPELIFKHFQVWRLITNYLFFGPVGFNFLFNMIFLYRYCRMLEEGSFRGRTADFVFMFLFGGLLMTLFGLFVNLVFLGQAFTIMLVYVWSRRNPYVRMNFFGLLIFQAPFLPWVLMGFSLLLGNSIIVDLLGIAVGHIYFFLEDVFPNQPGGGKLLRTPSVLKAIFDTPEDDPNYNPLPEERPGGFAWGEGVLKMLWAMLLQELHQNLFLL from the exons ATGAGAACGCGGCTCTTCCGGAGCCGATTGGCTCCGCCGGAGGCCGGTGGGCGCAGGCGCGGCGGAAGCGGCGCGGGAAGCGGTAAGATGGCGTACCAGACGTTCCGGCAGGAGTACCTGCAGGTGCCGCCCGTGACGCGGGCCTACACCACGGCCTGTGTCCTCACCACCGCCGCCGTG caaTTGGAACTAATCACACCCTTTCAGCTGTATTTCAACCCTGAACTAATATTTAAGCACTTTCAA GTATGGAGGTTAATCACCAACTACTTATTCTTTGGACCAGttggctttaattttttatttaacatgATCTTTTT ATACCGTTACTGCCGAATGCTCGAAGAAGGCTCTTTTCGAGGTCGGACGGcagattttgtatttatgtTCCTTTTTGGAGGACTTTTAATGACT CTTTTTGGCCTGTTTGTGAACTTGGTTTTCTTGGGTCAGGCATTCACAATAATGCTCGTGTACGTGTGGAGCCGCAGGAATCCCTATGTCCGGATGAACTTTTTTGGTCTTCTCATCTTTCAAGCCCCATTTCTGCCCTGGGTATTGATGGggttttcactgctgctggggaaCTCCATCATTGTGGATCTCCTGG GCATTGCTGTTGggcatatatattttttcttagagGATGTCTTTCCTAATCAGCCTGGTGGTGGGAAGCTTCTGAGAACACCGTCTGTCCT caaaGCAATATTTGATACACCAGAAGATGACCCTAATTACAATCCTTTGCCAGAAGAACGACCGGGAGGATTTGCGTGGGGAGAAG GAGTACTAAAAATGCTTTGGGCAATGTTGCTTCAGGAATTGcatcaaaacctttttttacTTTGA
- the DERL2 gene encoding derlin-2 isoform X1 has translation MRTRLFRSRLAPPEAGGRRRGGSGAGSGKMAYQTFRQEYLQVPPVTRAYTTACVLTTAAVQLELITPFQLYFNPELIFKHFQVWRLITNYLFFGPVGFNFLFNMIFLYRYCRMLEEGSFRGRTADFVFMFLFGGLLMTLFGLFVNLVFLGQAFTIMLVYVWSRRNPYVRMNFFGLLIFQAPFLPWVLMGFSLLLGNSIIVDLLEDVFPNQPGGGKLLRTPSVLKAIFDTPEDDPNYNPLPEERPGGFAWGEGVLKMLWAMLLQELHQNLFLL, from the exons ATGAGAACGCGGCTCTTCCGGAGCCGATTGGCTCCGCCGGAGGCCGGTGGGCGCAGGCGCGGCGGAAGCGGCGCGGGAAGCGGTAAGATGGCGTACCAGACGTTCCGGCAGGAGTACCTGCAGGTGCCGCCCGTGACGCGGGCCTACACCACGGCCTGTGTCCTCACCACCGCCGCCGTG caaTTGGAACTAATCACACCCTTTCAGCTGTATTTCAACCCTGAACTAATATTTAAGCACTTTCAA GTATGGAGGTTAATCACCAACTACTTATTCTTTGGACCAGttggctttaattttttatttaacatgATCTTTTT ATACCGTTACTGCCGAATGCTCGAAGAAGGCTCTTTTCGAGGTCGGACGGcagattttgtatttatgtTCCTTTTTGGAGGACTTTTAATGACT CTTTTTGGCCTGTTTGTGAACTTGGTTTTCTTGGGTCAGGCATTCACAATAATGCTCGTGTACGTGTGGAGCCGCAGGAATCCCTATGTCCGGATGAACTTTTTTGGTCTTCTCATCTTTCAAGCCCCATTTCTGCCCTGGGTATTGATGGggttttcactgctgctggggaaCTCCATCATTGTGGATCTCCTGG agGATGTCTTTCCTAATCAGCCTGGTGGTGGGAAGCTTCTGAGAACACCGTCTGTCCT caaaGCAATATTTGATACACCAGAAGATGACCCTAATTACAATCCTTTGCCAGAAGAACGACCGGGAGGATTTGCGTGGGGAGAAG GAGTACTAAAAATGCTTTGGGCAATGTTGCTTCAGGAATTGcatcaaaacctttttttacTTTGA
- the DERL2 gene encoding derlin-2 isoform X3: protein MRTRLFRSRLAPPEAGGRRRGGSGAGSGKMAYQTFRQEYLQVPPVTRAYTTACVLTTAAVQLELITPFQLYFNPELIFKHFQVWRLITNYLFFGPVGFNFLFNMIFLYRYCRMLEEGSFRGRTADFVFMFLFGGLLMTLFGLFVNLVFLGQAFTIMLVYVWSRRNPYVRMNFFGLLIFQAPFLPWVLMGFSLLLGNSIIVDLLEDVFPNQPGGGKLLRTPSVLKAIFDTPEDDPNYNPLPEERPGGFAWGEGQRLGG, encoded by the exons ATGAGAACGCGGCTCTTCCGGAGCCGATTGGCTCCGCCGGAGGCCGGTGGGCGCAGGCGCGGCGGAAGCGGCGCGGGAAGCGGTAAGATGGCGTACCAGACGTTCCGGCAGGAGTACCTGCAGGTGCCGCCCGTGACGCGGGCCTACACCACGGCCTGTGTCCTCACCACCGCCGCCGTG caaTTGGAACTAATCACACCCTTTCAGCTGTATTTCAACCCTGAACTAATATTTAAGCACTTTCAA GTATGGAGGTTAATCACCAACTACTTATTCTTTGGACCAGttggctttaattttttatttaacatgATCTTTTT ATACCGTTACTGCCGAATGCTCGAAGAAGGCTCTTTTCGAGGTCGGACGGcagattttgtatttatgtTCCTTTTTGGAGGACTTTTAATGACT CTTTTTGGCCTGTTTGTGAACTTGGTTTTCTTGGGTCAGGCATTCACAATAATGCTCGTGTACGTGTGGAGCCGCAGGAATCCCTATGTCCGGATGAACTTTTTTGGTCTTCTCATCTTTCAAGCCCCATTTCTGCCCTGGGTATTGATGGggttttcactgctgctggggaaCTCCATCATTGTGGATCTCCTGG agGATGTCTTTCCTAATCAGCCTGGTGGTGGGAAGCTTCTGAGAACACCGTCTGTCCT caaaGCAATATTTGATACACCAGAAGATGACCCTAATTACAATCCTTTGCCAGAAGAACGACCGGGAGGATTTGCGTGGGGAGAAGGTCAGCGCCTTGGAGGCTAA